One Halostella limicola genomic window carries:
- a CDS encoding GtrA family protein: MSDRSVLDGLRLRLRALVSGVRFGQFASVGALGAVIDNAVLGGLLHAGVAPEPAKLAGAEAAIVVMFLINEHWTFADQGTTGVVPFLRRLLTSNLVRAGGVLVATVVFSVVYRSFDVSIAVAGVDFWFLAANLTGIGVGLVVNYVAESLFTWRVAGER, encoded by the coding sequence ATGAGTGACCGCTCCGTCCTCGACGGCCTCCGACTGCGGCTCCGCGCGCTCGTCTCCGGCGTCCGCTTCGGGCAGTTCGCCTCGGTCGGCGCGCTCGGCGCGGTCATCGACAACGCGGTGCTCGGCGGGCTCCTCCACGCCGGCGTCGCGCCGGAACCCGCGAAGCTCGCCGGGGCGGAGGCGGCCATCGTCGTCATGTTCCTGATCAACGAGCACTGGACCTTCGCCGACCAGGGAACGACGGGGGTGGTACCGTTCCTCCGCCGTCTCCTCACCTCGAATCTGGTCCGCGCCGGCGGCGTCCTCGTCGCGACCGTCGTCTTCTCGGTCGTGTACCGGTCCTTCGACGTCTCTATCGCCGTCGCCGGCGTGGACTTCTGGTTCCTCGCCGCCAACCTGACCGGCATCGGCGTCGGCCTCGTCGTCAACTACGTCGCCGAGAGCCTCTTTACGTGGCGCGTCGCCGGGGAACGGTAG
- a CDS encoding translation initiation factor IF-2 subunit alpha, with protein sequence MKFSGWPENGELVVGKIDEIEDFGVFVDLEEYEDKRGLIHISEVASGWIKNVRDHVREGQTVVCKVLDVDTESQQIDLSLKDVNDHQRSDKIQEWKNEQKADNWMELAFGEDIGDETYGSIANELLAAHGSLYEGFEQAAIHGEEALEDTDLDDDERDAIVETARENVSVPYVKVTGYVDLECPDGDGVDAIKEALQAAEGNGEVPDEVDLDVTYVGAPEYRIRVQAPNYKTAEDQLEESARRAADRIAEFGGTGEFHRDRRSDDE encoded by the coding sequence ATGAAGTTCAGCGGCTGGCCCGAGAACGGCGAACTCGTCGTCGGCAAGATCGACGAGATCGAGGATTTCGGCGTGTTCGTCGACCTCGAGGAGTACGAGGACAAGCGCGGCCTCATCCACATCAGCGAAGTCGCGAGCGGGTGGATCAAGAACGTCCGCGACCACGTCCGCGAGGGCCAGACCGTCGTCTGCAAGGTGCTCGACGTCGACACGGAGTCACAGCAGATCGACCTCTCGCTGAAGGACGTCAACGACCACCAGCGCTCCGACAAGATCCAGGAGTGGAAAAACGAGCAGAAGGCCGACAACTGGATGGAGCTGGCCTTCGGCGAGGACATCGGGGACGAGACCTACGGGTCCATCGCGAACGAGCTGCTCGCCGCCCACGGTAGCCTCTACGAGGGCTTCGAGCAGGCCGCCATCCACGGCGAGGAGGCCCTCGAGGACACCGACCTCGACGACGACGAGCGCGACGCCATCGTCGAGACGGCCCGGGAGAACGTCTCCGTCCCCTACGTGAAGGTGACGGGCTACGTCGACCTGGAGTGTCCCGACGGCGACGGGGTCGACGCCATCAAGGAGGCCCTGCAGGCCGCCGAGGGGAACGGCGAGGTGCCTGACGAGGTCGACCTCGACGTCACCTACGTCGGCGCGCCGGAGTACCGCATCCGCGTGCAGGCGCCCAACTACAAGACGGCCGAGGACCAGCTGGAGGAGAGCGCCCGCCGCGCCGCGGACCGCATCGCCGAGTTCGGCGGCACGGGCGAGTTCCACCGCGACCGCCGCTCCGACGACGAGTAG
- a CDS encoding 30S ribosomal protein S27e translates to MAGNFHTVRCPDCENEQTVFEKASTEVSCAVCGHTLARPTGGKAAYEGEVVETVERRSTGSQNESGDTVEAR, encoded by the coding sequence ATGGCAGGTAACTTCCACACCGTCCGCTGTCCGGACTGCGAGAACGAACAGACCGTCTTCGAGAAAGCGTCGACCGAGGTCTCGTGTGCCGTCTGCGGTCACACGCTCGCCCGCCCGACGGGCGGGAAGGCCGCGTACGAGGGTGAAGTCGTCGAGACAGTCGAGCGTCGCTCGACGGGCAGCCAGAACGAGTCCGGCGACACTGTCGAAGCACGATGA
- a CDS encoding HAH_0734 family protein has translation MKRLIISGDPDIRKDAIIEYDGEEKSVFQINRQGEWHGPEEVQLWCIIGNEAEREDYEKRNYIPHWLDVDRTDAEALDVVKAKGDLSV, from the coding sequence ATGAAGCGACTCATCATCTCGGGCGACCCGGACATCCGCAAGGACGCCATCATCGAGTACGATGGGGAGGAGAAGTCCGTCTTCCAGATCAACCGGCAGGGCGAGTGGCACGGTCCCGAGGAGGTGCAGCTCTGGTGTATCATCGGGAACGAGGCCGAGCGCGAGGACTACGAGAAGCGCAACTACATCCCCCACTGGCTCGACGTCGACCGGACCGACGCCGAGGCGCTCGACGTCGTGAAGGCGAAAGGCGACCTCTCCGTCTGA
- a CDS encoding ring-cleaving dioxygenase has product MPTDIPGIHHVTAIGSDPGENLAFYTETLGLRFVKRSVNQDDVSVYHLFYADHEGTPGTSMTFFPYTNARQGRVGTGQASTVSFLVPEGSLDYWADRLADEAVDVDGPTERFGDAVLSFEDPDGLPLELVARADAPEPNLPESPVPAEHAICGFFGVTLSLSTVGPTADLLETMGYSETESERDRHRYESSGDLGYVVDLCEDPQMPQGQPGAGTVHHVAFRVEGDEQEEWRDVLMEQGLRPTEIIDRKWFRSVYARESGGVLFEFATKEPGYTVDEDLDELGERLVLPEWLEDRRDEIEAGLPPL; this is encoded by the coding sequence ATGCCCACGGACATTCCCGGCATCCACCACGTGACGGCCATCGGGAGCGACCCCGGCGAGAACCTCGCGTTCTACACGGAGACACTGGGACTCCGCTTCGTCAAGCGGAGCGTGAACCAGGACGACGTGTCCGTCTACCACCTGTTCTACGCCGACCACGAGGGGACGCCCGGCACGAGCATGACGTTCTTCCCGTACACGAACGCCCGACAGGGGCGCGTCGGAACGGGGCAGGCGAGCACCGTCTCGTTTCTGGTGCCGGAGGGGTCGCTCGACTACTGGGCGGACCGCCTCGCCGACGAGGCGGTGGACGTCGACGGCCCGACCGAGCGGTTCGGCGACGCCGTGCTCTCGTTCGAGGACCCCGACGGGCTCCCGCTGGAACTCGTCGCGCGCGCTGACGCGCCGGAGCCGAACCTCCCCGAGAGCCCCGTACCGGCCGAGCACGCTATCTGCGGGTTCTTCGGGGTGACGTTGTCGCTGTCGACGGTCGGCCCGACGGCCGACCTGCTGGAAACGATGGGGTACAGCGAGACCGAGTCCGAGCGGGACCGCCACCGCTACGAGTCCAGCGGCGACCTCGGTTACGTCGTCGACCTCTGCGAGGACCCGCAGATGCCCCAGGGGCAACCGGGTGCGGGGACGGTCCACCACGTCGCGTTCCGCGTGGAGGGAGACGAGCAGGAGGAGTGGCGCGACGTGCTGATGGAGCAGGGGCTTCGCCCCACGGAGATCATCGACCGGAAGTGGTTCCGATCAGTGTACGCGCGCGAGAGCGGCGGCGTCCTCTTCGAGTTCGCGACGAAAGAGCCCGGGTACACGGTCGACGAGGACCTCGACGAACTGGGCGAGCGTCTCGTGCTGCCCGAGTGGCTGGAGGACCGCCGCGACGAGATCGAGGCCGGCCTCCCGCCGCTGTGA
- a CDS encoding DUF7344 domain-containing protein, whose translation MASVPMSTSPDAQTTDSTDDEDSVLSKTEIFDVLRNQRRRFVLQYLKRNETPVELGDLATQVAAWEYDASVDDVTSAQRKRVYTTLQQTHLPKMDEAGIVEYDSSRGTIRGTDATEDLSVYLEIVPGNEFAWREYYLSLGAVSCALVAALWGHVYPFTLVSDLVWATVIAVVVTLSAVAHVYHERNMRLGQQEVPPELGYDADD comes from the coding sequence ATGGCAAGCGTACCGATGAGTACCAGCCCGGATGCCCAGACTACCGATTCGACCGACGACGAGGACAGCGTACTCTCGAAGACCGAGATATTCGACGTACTCCGCAACCAGCGCCGCCGTTTCGTGCTGCAATATCTCAAGCGCAACGAGACGCCCGTCGAACTCGGCGACCTCGCGACCCAGGTCGCCGCCTGGGAGTACGACGCGAGCGTCGACGACGTCACCTCCGCGCAGCGAAAGCGGGTGTACACCACGCTCCAGCAGACCCACCTGCCCAAGATGGACGAGGCGGGCATCGTCGAGTACGACTCCTCTCGCGGCACCATCCGAGGCACGGACGCCACGGAGGACCTCTCGGTGTACCTGGAGATCGTCCCGGGCAACGAGTTCGCGTGGCGCGAGTACTACCTCTCGCTCGGCGCGGTCAGTTGCGCCCTCGTCGCAGCCCTGTGGGGCCACGTCTACCCGTTCACGCTCGTCTCCGATCTCGTCTGGGCCACGGTCATCGCGGTCGTCGTCACCCTCTCCGCGGTCGCGCACGTCTACCACGAGCGCAACATGCGCCTCGGCCAGCAGGAAGTGCCGCCGGAACTCGGCTACGACGCCGACGACTGA
- the hpt gene encoding hypoxanthine/guanine phosphoribosyltransferase → MDQLRRSLLDAPIIEKDGYHYFVHPISDGVPMLEPGLLREIVIKLIRKADLEDVDKIVTPAAMGIHISTAVSLMTDIPLVVIRKRQYGLDGEVALFQETGYSESEMYINDVDQGDRVLVLDDVLSTGGTLKAILTSLEDIGADVVDTVAVIKKAGPNELDDTEYDVKTLINVDVQDGEVVIVDENGDG, encoded by the coding sequence ATGGATCAGTTACGGCGGTCCCTGTTGGACGCTCCGATCATCGAGAAGGACGGCTATCACTACTTCGTACACCCGATCAGCGACGGTGTCCCGATGCTCGAACCCGGACTGCTCCGGGAGATCGTCATCAAACTCATCCGGAAGGCAGACCTGGAGGACGTTGACAAGATCGTCACGCCGGCGGCGATGGGCATCCACATCAGCACCGCCGTCTCGCTGATGACCGACATCCCGCTCGTGGTCATCCGCAAGCGCCAGTACGGGCTGGACGGCGAGGTCGCGCTGTTCCAGGAGACCGGCTACAGCGAGAGCGAGATGTACATCAACGACGTCGACCAGGGCGACCGCGTGCTGGTGCTCGACGACGTGCTCTCGACGGGCGGCACGCTCAAGGCGATCCTCACCTCGCTGGAGGACATCGGCGCGGACGTCGTCGACACCGTCGCCGTGATCAAGAAGGCCGGCCCCAACGAGCTCGACGACACGGAGTACGACGTGAAGACCCTGATCAACGTCGACGTGCAGGACGGCGAGGTCGTCATCGTCGACGAGAACGGCGACGGGTAG
- a CDS encoding RNA-protein complex protein Nop10 codes for MKSDIRVCSAWESEHDRPVYTLSDACPECGAEAVNSAPAPFSPEDPYGEYRRALKRRARE; via the coding sequence GTGAAATCCGATATCCGCGTCTGTTCGGCCTGGGAGAGCGAGCACGACCGTCCGGTGTACACCCTCTCCGACGCCTGCCCGGAGTGCGGCGCCGAGGCGGTCAACTCCGCGCCCGCGCCGTTCAGCCCCGAGGACCCGTACGGCGAGTACCGACGCGCTCTTAAGCGGCGCGCCCGCGAGTAA
- a CDS encoding proteasome assembly chaperone family protein, translated as MDELDIETVAEVELSDPVLVEGLPGVGHVGKLAAEHLLEELDSTLVRRVYSEHFPPQVDIDDEGLAELTGAEFHAIETEGRDLLVLTGDHQAQDNAGHYRLASAFLDVAEEFGVSEAYALGGVPTGELIEEYDVLGAAANEDLIEKLEGAGVEFREDEPAGGIVGVSGLLLGLGRRREFDAACLMGETSGYLVDPKSARAVLEALEELLGFELDYESLEERADEMEEVINKIQEMEQQQQMDVPTDEDLRYIG; from the coding sequence ATGGACGAACTCGACATCGAGACGGTCGCCGAGGTCGAACTGTCTGACCCGGTGCTCGTCGAAGGGCTCCCCGGCGTCGGCCACGTCGGCAAGCTCGCGGCCGAGCACCTGCTGGAGGAACTCGACAGCACGCTCGTTCGGCGCGTGTACTCCGAGCACTTCCCGCCGCAGGTCGATATCGACGACGAGGGGCTCGCTGAGCTGACGGGCGCGGAGTTCCACGCCATCGAAACCGAAGGGCGGGACCTGCTCGTCCTCACCGGCGACCACCAGGCCCAGGACAACGCGGGCCACTACCGCCTCGCGTCGGCCTTCCTCGACGTCGCCGAGGAGTTCGGCGTCTCGGAGGCGTACGCGCTCGGGGGCGTCCCGACCGGCGAACTCATCGAGGAGTACGACGTGCTGGGCGCGGCCGCCAACGAGGACCTGATCGAGAAGCTCGAAGGCGCCGGCGTCGAGTTCCGCGAGGACGAACCGGCGGGCGGCATCGTCGGCGTCAGCGGCCTCCTGCTCGGCCTCGGCCGACGCCGGGAGTTCGACGCCGCCTGCCTGATGGGCGAGACCAGCGGCTACCTCGTCGACCCCAAGAGCGCGCGGGCGGTCCTCGAAGCGCTGGAGGAGCTTCTCGGATTCGAACTCGACTACGAGAGCCTCGAGGAGCGCGCCGACGAGATGGAGGAGGTCATCAACAAGATCCAGGAGATGGAACAGCAACAGCAGATGGACGTCCCCACGGACGAGGACCTGCGGTACATCGGCTGA
- a CDS encoding glycosyltransferase codes for MPPSIGVVVPAFRPDVDVLSSYVRALDERLDPAAIRVELDDPAPGVRSALSDLPATVHAASARRGKGGAITFGFERLDTDVLAFADADGSTPAESIAAVVDPVRNGDADLSVGSRRHPDADVRSHQTLARRRLGDAFAWTARRLLDADLHDFQCGAKALTRDAWETVRRHLYEPGFAWDVELVAIAGALDQRIVEVPVVWEDMPDSTVAPVRTALELGWALLRSRHRARRLRGHRVHRALARDGTIALVDRFADNE; via the coding sequence ATGCCCCCCTCGATCGGCGTCGTCGTCCCGGCGTTCCGTCCCGACGTCGACGTCCTCTCGTCGTACGTCCGGGCGCTCGACGAGCGACTCGATCCGGCCGCGATCCGCGTCGAACTCGACGACCCCGCTCCCGGCGTCCGCTCGGCGCTGTCCGACCTCCCCGCGACGGTCCACGCCGCGAGCGCTCGCCGGGGGAAAGGCGGCGCGATCACGTTCGGCTTCGAGCGCCTCGACACGGACGTGCTCGCGTTCGCCGACGCGGACGGCAGCACGCCCGCCGAGTCCATCGCGGCCGTCGTCGACCCGGTCCGCAACGGCGACGCGGACCTGAGCGTCGGCTCCCGCCGGCACCCTGACGCGGACGTGCGCTCCCACCAGACGCTCGCCCGGCGGCGGCTCGGCGACGCGTTCGCCTGGACCGCCCGCCGGCTGCTCGACGCCGACCTCCACGACTTCCAGTGCGGCGCGAAAGCGCTCACCCGGGACGCGTGGGAGACGGTCCGCCGGCACCTGTACGAACCCGGCTTCGCCTGGGACGTCGAACTGGTCGCCATCGCCGGCGCGCTGGACCAGCGCATCGTCGAGGTGCCCGTCGTCTGGGAAGACATGCCCGACTCCACCGTCGCGCCGGTCCGCACCGCTCTGGAACTCGGCTGGGCGCTCCTGCGCTCGCGCCACCGCGCCCGCCGGCTCCGCGGGCACCGCGTCCACCGGGCCCTCGCTCGCGACGGCACGATCGCACTCGTCGACCGCTTCGCCGACAATGAGTGA
- a CDS encoding DUF2298 domain-containing protein, which yields MQFVAVAAWVVAYLVLAVAVARPLAALRRRLADDEAAALLLAAVPVAALGYWVGLTALAWPVFVAAASVVALCVGVAAVTDTQYDWERYARRTLVGVAFVAVLAGLQGAWPDVRAARFFLRLETAYAVTWLAAYLGLGALALPAAALLFDRFDDDGAGVAVPLALGVLGVVGYWVGHVSFGPVALGAGLGVLALGSAVALRRGVAVDWRAYAEVATVFAVAFGFLVALRAVNPGIWPGGGEKFLDFGLLQSLLRADALPPEDMWFAGEPVKYYYGGHMIAALLTELTGTPARYAYNLALAGAYGTLAATAYGLARAVAAERGRAKRTAGAAAAVFVALASNLSTPLRLLVWLLPGAAGDALASVASLEVDQRPSVAAGPDGFNYWTASRTIDWRVVDGEQWHYIDEFPLFAFRNGDLHAHMTSTPFLLLVAALLFQYWLTPAAACRRRRALVFLAVPALGGLIAVVNTWSFPTVAGLTFVVLTFAPADPGTLLLRRIDAALSGVRERSRLHAEAARTSTAFGAAAAVAALSVLFALPFFTGTASGRSVGVLPEYRSDAAGLLLVHGAFLAVSVAFLLAREGVTDRVRRLLAVTVAVSLLLTLPYEMTAVALFVPALLVAWILLRTGDDAGYETALLVGALGLVTLVEFVYVEEQAGPGRMNTLFKTYMQVWVLWGTAAGAMLADRTRFPETLRALVARAEAGVERLERAIGVGSTGSDRDPVRGRSPDGGRRTVDVSARGGAATVLAVGLLASLSLYGGFVGANQFEDGTGDPTLNGTAYVADQHPKEAAAIAWLNEREGQPRIVSAPGESIYQWVNAPSSLTGLPTVAGWSHEVGYRGEEPYRQRVADVETIYTGTPAERAELLREYGVTYVYMGPEERKRYGTRDLADDPGISVEKEYAFVTIYRVDRSELR from the coding sequence ATGCAGTTCGTCGCCGTCGCAGCATGGGTAGTCGCGTACCTCGTCCTCGCCGTCGCGGTCGCCCGGCCACTGGCCGCGCTCCGCCGGCGACTCGCGGACGACGAGGCAGCGGCGCTGCTTCTCGCCGCGGTCCCGGTCGCCGCGCTCGGCTACTGGGTCGGGCTGACCGCGCTCGCGTGGCCGGTGTTCGTCGCGGCCGCGAGCGTCGTCGCGCTCTGCGTCGGCGTCGCCGCCGTCACCGACACGCAGTACGACTGGGAGCGATACGCCCGCCGGACGCTCGTCGGGGTGGCGTTCGTCGCCGTCCTCGCCGGGCTGCAGGGAGCGTGGCCGGACGTTCGCGCGGCGCGGTTCTTCCTGCGACTGGAGACGGCGTACGCCGTCACCTGGCTCGCCGCCTACCTCGGCCTCGGCGCGCTCGCGCTCCCGGCCGCCGCCCTGCTGTTCGACCGGTTCGACGACGACGGCGCGGGCGTCGCCGTCCCCCTCGCGCTCGGCGTTCTGGGGGTCGTCGGCTACTGGGTCGGCCACGTCTCGTTCGGCCCGGTCGCGCTGGGTGCGGGACTCGGCGTGCTCGCGCTCGGGTCGGCGGTCGCGCTCCGGCGCGGCGTCGCGGTCGACTGGCGGGCCTACGCCGAGGTGGCGACCGTGTTCGCGGTCGCGTTCGGCTTTCTCGTCGCGCTCCGCGCGGTGAATCCCGGCATCTGGCCCGGCGGCGGCGAGAAGTTCCTCGACTTCGGTCTGCTCCAGTCGCTCCTGCGGGCCGACGCGCTCCCGCCCGAGGACATGTGGTTCGCGGGCGAGCCGGTGAAGTACTACTACGGCGGCCACATGATCGCCGCGCTGCTGACCGAGCTGACCGGGACCCCCGCGCGGTACGCGTACAACCTCGCGCTGGCGGGCGCGTACGGCACCCTCGCGGCGACGGCGTACGGCCTCGCCCGCGCCGTGGCGGCCGAGCGCGGCCGCGCGAAGCGGACCGCCGGCGCGGCCGCCGCCGTCTTCGTGGCGCTCGCGAGCAACCTCTCGACCCCGCTCCGTCTGCTGGTGTGGCTCCTCCCGGGCGCGGCGGGCGACGCCCTCGCGTCGGTCGCCAGCCTCGAAGTCGACCAGCGGCCCAGCGTCGCGGCGGGGCCGGACGGGTTCAACTACTGGACGGCCAGCCGGACCATCGACTGGCGGGTCGTCGACGGCGAGCAGTGGCACTACATCGACGAGTTCCCGCTCTTCGCGTTCCGCAACGGCGACCTGCACGCCCACATGACGAGCACGCCCTTCCTCCTGCTCGTCGCGGCGCTTCTGTTCCAGTACTGGCTGACGCCGGCCGCAGCGTGCCGTCGCCGCCGCGCGCTGGTGTTTCTCGCCGTGCCGGCGCTCGGCGGGCTGATCGCCGTCGTCAACACCTGGAGCTTCCCGACGGTCGCGGGGCTGACGTTCGTCGTGCTGACGTTCGCTCCCGCCGATCCCGGAACGCTGCTTCTCCGCCGGATCGACGCGGCGCTCTCGGGAGTCCGCGAGCGCTCGCGGCTCCACGCCGAGGCGGCGCGCACGTCGACGGCGTTCGGCGCGGCCGCCGCCGTCGCCGCCCTGAGCGTCCTGTTCGCGCTCCCGTTTTTCACGGGCACCGCGAGCGGCCGGAGCGTCGGGGTCCTCCCCGAGTACCGGAGCGACGCGGCGGGCCTCCTGCTGGTCCACGGCGCGTTCCTCGCGGTGTCGGTCGCGTTCCTCCTCGCCCGGGAGGGCGTCACCGACCGCGTCCGGCGGCTCCTCGCGGTGACGGTCGCGGTGTCGCTCCTGCTGACGCTGCCGTACGAGATGACCGCCGTGGCGCTGTTCGTCCCCGCGCTCCTGGTCGCGTGGATCCTGCTCCGCACCGGGGACGACGCGGGGTACGAGACCGCCCTGCTGGTCGGCGCGCTCGGGCTCGTCACGCTGGTCGAGTTCGTCTACGTCGAGGAGCAGGCCGGCCCCGGCAGGATGAACACCTTGTTCAAGACCTACATGCAGGTGTGGGTACTCTGGGGGACCGCCGCGGGCGCGATGCTCGCCGACCGGACGCGCTTCCCCGAGACCCTCCGCGCGCTGGTCGCGCGGGCCGAGGCCGGCGTCGAGCGCCTGGAACGCGCGATCGGCGTCGGGTCGACGGGCAGCGACCGGGACCCGGTTCGGGGACGCTCGCCGGACGGCGGGCGTCGGACCGTCGACGTGTCGGCCCGGGGCGGGGCGGCGACGGTGCTCGCCGTCGGACTGCTGGCGTCGCTGTCGCTGTACGGCGGGTTCGTCGGCGCGAACCAGTTCGAAGACGGGACCGGCGACCCTACGCTGAACGGCACCGCGTACGTCGCCGACCAGCACCCGAAGGAGGCGGCGGCGATCGCCTGGCTGAACGAGCGGGAGGGCCAGCCCCGCATCGTCTCGGCCCCCGGTGAGTCGATCTACCAGTGGGTGAACGCCCCCTCCAGCCTCACCGGGCTTCCGACCGTCGCGGGGTGGTCACACGAGGTCGGCTACCGCGGCGAGGAGCCGTACCGGCAGCGGGTGGCGGACGTGGAGACCATCTACACCGGGACGCCCGCGGAGCGCGCCGAACTCCTCCGAGAGTACGGCGTCACCTACGTCTACATGGGTCCGGAGGAGCGCAAGCGCTACGGGACCCGCGATCTCGCGGACGACCCTGGCATCTCGGTGGAGAAGGAGTACGCGTTCGTCACGATATACCGCGTGGACCGGTCGGAACTGCGCTAG
- a CDS encoding methylglyoxal synthase, which translates to MTRVALIAHDDEKPALIDLATDYRDTLAEFDLLATGTTGKRLVEETELDIERKASGPMGGDMQIGAEVAEDRVDGIVFLRDPLTAQPHEPDITALLRICDVHDVPLATTRTSAEYVLEGLAGEA; encoded by the coding sequence ATGACACGCGTTGCGCTCATCGCGCACGACGACGAGAAGCCGGCGCTCATCGACCTCGCGACGGACTACCGCGACACGCTGGCGGAGTTCGACCTGCTGGCGACCGGGACGACGGGCAAGCGGTTGGTCGAGGAGACGGAACTAGACATCGAGCGGAAGGCCTCCGGTCCGATGGGCGGTGACATGCAGATCGGGGCCGAGGTCGCGGAGGACCGCGTCGACGGCATCGTCTTCCTCCGGGACCCGCTGACGGCCCAGCCCCACGAGCCGGACATCACCGCGCTGTTGCGGATCTGCGACGTCCACGACGTGCCGCTCGCGACCACCCGGACGTCGGCGGAGTACGTGCTCGAAGGGCTGGCCGGCGAGGCCTGA
- a CDS encoding 50S ribosomal protein L44e: MEMPRRFNTYCPHCNEHNEHEVEKVRGGRSTGMKWDDRKQKAGSKGIGNRGRFSKVPGGDKPTKKTDLKYRCGDCGKAHLREGWRAGRLELTD, encoded by the coding sequence ATGGAGATGCCTCGACGGTTCAACACGTACTGTCCGCACTGTAACGAGCACAACGAACACGAAGTCGAGAAGGTCCGCGGCGGCCGCTCCACCGGGATGAAGTGGGACGACCGCAAGCAGAAGGCCGGTTCGAAGGGTATCGGGAACCGCGGTCGGTTCTCGAAGGTCCCCGGCGGGGACAAGCCCACGAAGAAGACCGACCTGAAGTACCGCTGCGGCGACTGCGGCAAGGCCCACCTCCGCGAGGGATGGCGCGCCGGCCGACTCGAACTCACCGACTAA
- a CDS encoding type 1 glutamine amidotransferase domain-containing protein, with amino-acid sequence MTSVLFVVSEEGYWGEECATPFQMLSDRDVDIDVATPSGNKPVVDDRSVDPETVGEDTVEEVMDVHDDDRMVNPMPVAKADADMYDAVVFPGGHGTEWDVNQDTQARQLLRETVEGDDGVALVVCHAVGILAFTRDSDGDFLAEGRDVTGFPNEWEEDIVDENDLMPDGRKMPYWVEDEVKAVGANWDAELDADESVTHDGDLITGRGPGSSHAAGTALLERLGVEAN; translated from the coding sequence ATGACATCCGTACTGTTCGTCGTCAGCGAAGAGGGGTACTGGGGAGAGGAGTGTGCCACGCCGTTCCAGATGCTGTCGGACCGGGACGTGGACATCGACGTCGCGACGCCGAGCGGCAACAAGCCGGTCGTCGACGACCGGTCCGTCGACCCGGAAACGGTCGGCGAGGACACCGTCGAGGAGGTCATGGACGTCCACGACGACGACCGGATGGTCAACCCGATGCCCGTGGCGAAGGCCGACGCCGACATGTACGACGCCGTCGTGTTCCCCGGCGGTCACGGCACCGAGTGGGACGTGAACCAGGACACGCAGGCGCGACAGCTCCTGCGCGAGACCGTCGAGGGCGACGACGGCGTCGCGCTCGTCGTCTGTCACGCCGTCGGCATCCTCGCGTTTACCCGCGACAGCGACGGTGACTTCCTCGCGGAGGGCCGGGACGTCACCGGCTTCCCCAACGAGTGGGAGGAGGACATCGTCGACGAGAACGACCTGATGCCCGACGGGCGCAAGATGCCCTACTGGGTCGAGGACGAGGTCAAGGCCGTCGGCGCGAACTGGGACGCCGAGCTCGACGCCGACGAGAGCGTCACCCACGACGGCGACCTGATCACCGGCCGCGGCCCCGGGTCCTCTCACGCCGCCGGCACGGCACTGCTGGAGCGCCTCGGCGTCGAGGCGAACTGA
- a CDS encoding metal-dependent hydrolase, which produces MNKRGHVLNAILLSIGLGYLLEPVGDERTFVTIVEVGIPVVLGALFPDVDTAFGKHRKTLHNLLVLGGFVAFPYFFGNLEYVWIGILTHYVLDIAGSKRGLALFYPYSKEYGLPTGVTVSSDRAELATVIVTGVELVAAGLIIYRVPQYGLELGRQALGI; this is translated from the coding sequence ATGAACAAGCGAGGACACGTCCTGAACGCGATACTGCTCAGCATCGGCCTCGGCTACCTCCTCGAACCGGTCGGCGACGAGCGGACGTTCGTCACCATCGTCGAGGTCGGGATCCCGGTCGTGCTCGGGGCGCTGTTCCCCGACGTCGACACCGCCTTCGGCAAGCACCGCAAGACGCTCCACAACCTCCTGGTGCTCGGGGGCTTCGTCGCCTTCCCGTACTTCTTCGGCAACCTGGAGTACGTCTGGATCGGCATCCTGACCCACTACGTGCTCGACATCGCGGGGAGCAAGCGCGGCCTCGCGCTGTTTTACCCCTACTCGAAGGAGTACGGCCTCCCGACGGGCGTGACCGTCAGCAGCGACCGCGCCGAACTGGCGACGGTGATCGTCACCGGCGTCGAACTGGTCGCGGCCGGCCTGATCATCTACCGCGTGCCGCAGTACGGGCTGGAACTCGGCCGGCAGGCGCTCGGGATCTGA